Proteins encoded in a region of the Perognathus longimembris pacificus isolate PPM17 chromosome 11, ASM2315922v1, whole genome shotgun sequence genome:
- the LOC125359487 gene encoding olfactory receptor 10Z1, which yields MVQPNVTWWRGFVFLGFSSFGQLQILLFVLFLSLYLITLTSNVFIIIVIRLDSHLHTPMYLFLSFLSFSETCYTLGIIPRMLSGLAVGDQAISYVGCATQMFFSASWACTNCFLLSVMGFDRYVAICAPLHYASRMNPILCAQLVGVSFMSGYLFGLGMTLVIFRLSFCSSHEIQHFFCDTPPVLSLACGDTGLSELGILILSLVVLLVSFFFITISYAYILVAILRMPSAEGRKKAFSTCASHLTVVIIHYGCASFMYLRPKASYSLERDQLIAVTYTVATPLLNPIVYSLRNRAVQTALRNAFRGNLLGKG from the coding sequence ATGGTGCAGCCCAATGTGACCTGGTGGCGgggctttgtctttctgggcttcTCCAGCTTCGGGCAACTGCAAATTCTGCTATTTGTCTTGTTCCTTTCTCTGTATCTCATCACCCTGACCAGCAATGTCTTCATCATCATTGTGATCAGGCTTGATAGCCATTTACACACTCCCATgtacctcttcctctctttcctctccttctcggAGACTTGCTACACGTTGGGTATCATTCCTAGGATGCTGTCCGGCCTGGCTGTGGGCGACCAGGCTATTTCATATGTGGGATGTGCTACCCAGATGTTTTTCTCAGCTTCGTGGGCTTGTACCAATTGCTtccttttgtctgtcatgggcttTGACAGGTACGTGGCCATCTGTGCGCCGCTGCACTATGCCAGCCGCATGAATCCCATCCTCTGTGCCCAGCTAGTTGGTGTCTCCTTCATGAGTGGCTACCTTTTTGGACTGGGGATGACGCTGGTCATTTTCCGCCTCTCGTTTTGCAGCTCCCATGAGATCCAGCACTTTTTTTGTGACACCCCGCCAGTGTTGAGCCTCGCCTGTGGCGACACAGGACTGAGTGAGCTGGGGATCCTCATCCTCAGCCTGGTGGTCCTGTTGGTCTCCTTCTTCTTCATCACCATCTCCTACGCCTACATCCTGGTGGCCATCCTCAGGATGCCCTCCGCAGAGGGGAGGAAAAAGGCTTTCTCCACCTGCGCCTCCCATCTCACCGTCGTCATTATCCACTATGGCTGTGCTTCCTTCATGTACCTAAGGCCCAAAGCCAGCTACTCTCTCGAGCGGGATCAGCTTATTGCTGTCACCTACACGGTGGCAACCCCGCTGCTCAACCCCATTGTTTACAGTTTAAGGAATCGGGCTGTGCAGACAGCTCTGAGAAATGCTTTCCGGGGGAATTTACTGGGAAAAGGATGA